A window from Triticum aestivum cultivar Chinese Spring chromosome 6D, IWGSC CS RefSeq v2.1, whole genome shotgun sequence encodes these proteins:
- the LOC123141864 gene encoding uncharacterized protein: MNLNRVGCQLRDLREIDRPIKLPDDVLLNIVERMSTLDAIRTCIISKETLKLLTMLSQIIIVIGTTELLRINGVVADVTSMILRTRAPQIPIRNLKLKFILRGDDHLKIGRSVALAMVTQEIDVAEFEILTNKGSYDCTRADLLFFATQFKAFIGECPDAFGGLTRLHLQNLRFGESDIPNILITCKRLESLHFFLCDAGPRSVLSVEHARLIELDITHGYFSTVELKYLPKLQRMSYNNWHYAKNPLVLGFVPQLSELGLANAYVNTDRTIRISQLLINGSLIRSMYLDFRSGKIWVQPECQKLLAPVLGNLRLVNLDNLPEECDIAWTLFFLEAAPSLEELCIIVWDHKCHIDSRQSYSKKTDLKWEPSTADFKHKNLAKLTIHGFESNDSFTRYVTHVMKAAVNIRVVSLHDKKVCKHCTGKFSHVKVRPSSYPQTDEEKDLLSRKITGSLVATSHAVIQFRPSCYYSPPVMEIL, from the exons ATGAACCTCAACAGGGTTGGCTGCCAACTCCGTGAT CTGCGGGAAATCGACAGGCCAATCAAGCTGCCAGATGACGTGCTGCTCAACATCGTGGAGAGGATGAGCACGCTCGACGCCATTAGAACCTGCATCATCTCAAAGGAAACACTCAAGCTCCTGACGATGCTGTCACAGATCATCATCGTCATTGGCACCACCGAACTGCTCCGAATCAACGGCGTTGTGGCTGACGTGACCAGCATGATCCTGCGAACAAGGGCTCCGCAGATCCCCATACGCAACCTGAAGCTCAAGTTCATCCTGAGAGGCGACGACCATCTCAAGATCGGCAGATCTGTCGCCCTCGCCATGGTGACGCAGGAGATTGACGTGGCAGAGTTCGAGATCCTGACGAACAAGGGTTCTTATGATTGCACTCGAGCGGATCTCCTCTTCTTTGCAACTCAGTTCAAGGCTTTTATTGGCGAGTGTCCAGATGCATTTGGTGGCCTCACACGGTTGCATCTGCAGAATCTGAGGTTTGGTGAGTCAGACATACCAAACATCCTCATCACTTGCAAGCGGCTAGAATCGTTGCATTTTTTCTTGTGTGATGCAGGGCCACGTTCAGTACTGAGCGTAGAACACGCTCGACTCATCGAGCTTGATATCACCCATGGGTATTTCAGTACAGTAGAGCTTAAGTATCTACCAAAACTCCAACGGATGAGCTATAATAATTGGCACTATGCTAAGAACCCCCTGGTTCTTGGTTTTGTCCCTCAGCTTTCGGAGCTAGGCCTCGCTAATGCTTATGTTAATACAGACAGAACCATCAGAATAAGCCAGCTGCTTATTAATGGCTCACTGATACGCAGTATGTATTTGGACTTTCGAAGTGGAAAG ATTTGGGTTCAACCAGAATGCCAGAAGTTGCTTGCGCCAGTGCTTGGCAATCTACGTCTTGTGAATCTGGATAATCTTCCTGAAGAATGTGATATCGCTTGGACATTGTTCTTTCTTGAAGCTGCACCGTCCCTAGAGGAGCTTTGCATCATAGTATGGGATCACAAGTGCCACATAGATTCACGACAGAGTTACTCCAAGAAAACGGATTTGAAGTGGGAACCATCCACCGCAGATTTCAAGCACAAGAATCTGGCCAAGCTTACCATCCACGGCTTTGAGTCCAACGACAGCTTCACGAGATATGTCACGCACGTCATGAAAGCAGCGGTGAACATCCGGGTGGTATCTCTGCACGACAAGAAAGTCTGCAAGCACTGCACTGGTAAATTCAGTCATGTCAAGGTTCGCCCTTCGAGCTATCCACAAACCGATGAGGAGAAAGACCTTTTGAGTAGGAAGATTACAGGGTCGTTGGTGGCAACTTCTCATGCTGTGATTCAATTCCGGCCCTCCTGCTATTATTCACCTCCAGTCATGGAGATTTTGTAA